GATGTTGTCGCACGTTAGCTCCAGTGGTATACATTCCCCAGAGACACACGAGAATTGGTCTTTTTCACAATTCGAATTAGGCACTAGTAAACAACGGCGCCCATCTAGCGCTAGTGTGCCTCTTGTGCACTGACAGCTCGCAGTGCCGTTCTTACTCAATATGCAAACATCTTCACAGCCGCCATTCAATATCTTGCACTGGTTCGAGTCACAATTGATGGTTGTGTTCTGGACAGCAATGATACCCATCGGTCGATCGATATTTTCTCGCAAAAATACCACATCTGCGCCTGAGTATTTGCTTGCACGCACAACGGCGTGTAGTACCCAATCAGTCCAGAAGAGCAAATCCCCATAAATGGCCATCGAAAAGGCGTGCTTTGGGGTGGAATGCGCTAGCACAGTACGATGTGTGCCATCATAGTTGGCACGTTCGATTTTATCGAGGCGCGCATCAGCCCAGTACAATTTATGTTCTTCAAAATCCAGAGTTAGCGCATTAGGCATTTTTACGTCCGTACGAATAATGGACTCTACGCCGTAACCGGTAACGTAAGCACGTTGTATGGATGGTGTCTCCTCGTTCCAATTCGTCCAGTAAATCATACCCATGCAAGGTTCTACTGCTATGCCGCGTGGCTTGTCATTAGAGTTTAGCATCAATACTCGCTTCACAAACTGCGTATTATTGTCCGCGTTCTCGGTAATATACTGCAACTCCAAGCTACGTATAGACGCATCATTATTTGATGTCCAAAATAGCATTTTATTCACGATGTCGTATGTAAGGCCCTCAACACGTCCTTGATGGCTAACCAGCACCTGATTACGACTACCATTAAATTGCACCGAGTTGATAGTGCTCATCTGTACATCCGAATAAAATATGATATTGTTCTCGTAATCGTAACTTAACGCAATCACATTCCTCATAAAGGTCGTATTGTGTACGGCATGGATTGGCccatttttgtttgtatgatCTGTCATATGAATACTTTCGATTGTGCTGCGATACGAAAATAATAGAAAGTTATCATACGGTTCACAGGAACTACCATCTGCGGCAACTCGACTGTGGGAGCAAGCGCAAATGGCGCTGGTGCCATTGAACAGACACAGATGCTCGCAACCGCCGTTGTTTTCTGCACACATGTTGGTGCCTTTTTGCACTCGATgtgaaaatacttttaaatctTTCAATGCGTTACCTTCCGATTTGAGTATCTCTTTGTAGTCGGACAAATTGGAAAGTGGTGCCACCTTTATACTGcccttattgttattgttgtccgCCCAGTAGAGATAATCATCGAGTTTGGCCAGTGCCACCGGAGTATCGAGACTGCGATTAAGTAAGGGAGTCTTTAAATTGCCATCATAATCCACTTTCATAATACTATTTGCCCCACCATCGCACCAATATACCTTCGTCGCTTCAATGTCCAAAATAAGATTACCAACACTACCCGTCTGATTCACTAGTATGAACGATTGGCTGCCATCTAAGCCAGTGCGTCCTATAATGCCATTGCCCACATAAAAGAGCAACCCTTGTACAGGATCCACAGCCAGTGCTGTTGGTGCTTCCACATTGGAGACAACGACATGTCGATAAGCACCATCAAGACGTGCAACCTCGATAAGATTACGTTTCATATCACTCCAGTAAATATTTCTAGCTACCCAGTCTACTGCGATACCACCCAACCAATCTTGTTGCTTAGGGTCTATGGTATCCATGGCAGGTAGAATGTCAACGCGCTGTGTACCATCGCGTTTAATGCGCGAGATTGTGCCGCGTTCATTATCGCCCCAATATAAAAAGTCGCTCGCGGCGAGATAATCTATATAAGTGGCGAGTGAAATACGTGAGATAGGACCAAGTGCCTACAAAGGAAATCAAAAGCATTCAGAAGTTGCATATGTAGTGCTTTCATTATTTTAACGAATTATCTGTAATGGTTTCTAACGAGTTATTTACTTACCGGGCTCTCTTCTACATAGTCGGGGTTGCTCGGGTTATAGAGGTCAATGCCCTTGAGCTCATGATTGGAATATAAAATGAATTCAGCTTTGCCTACGCAGCGAGTGATGTTCGAAGTAAGTATATCATAGCCGATAGCACAGCGACAGACATGTTCCGTAGAGGATACGGCCAAACAGAGGTGTTCACAGCCTCCACGTTCCGGGCCAGCGCACGTATTCGAGCCGGTCTGAGCCTCGGAGTAAAACATCTTCAGTGATTGAATACTTTCTGTAATTGTAAAAGAAAACTGCGATTTAGAAATTTCGCACTCAACTATTTCACACTAACTATTATGTAGTGCATACTTGTATTCTTGCGTAAATTAATCAAGTTTTGGCAGGAGTCTTTTTCGCAGCTCATAATGACACTTTGTATGTTTTCTGGAAAGTATAAGGAACCGTTGTATACTGTCACTGAGCTTATGGTCATGACATCACTTGAGGGCAACGCTTCCACCACACTCTTTCGCAAAATATCATAGTAGGCAATGCCGGAGTTGTCATAAACATAGTACAAACGCTGCGAATCAAAGTCAACGGTCAAGCTCAACAATGTCTTGTTATGTTGAAAAATGGTGCCACGTGAGGATCCATCCAAATTGCTCTGCTCAATAAGCCACAGTTTCGAGTCGCGTTCTGAATGTATCCAATACATTTTACCACTATAAAGGTGAATAAAAACGAGCATTTCAAATTATTCATTGCGCTTTTTCGGCAAAACTTACATCGCAGGATCCAACGCAATACTCTCCACCAAATTGAGGTCCCTATGTATTTCAGTGACGAATTCTCCTTTCAAATTACTTGCCAATATTTGACATTTCGTCTTGCCCGTTGAAAAGTACATGTTCCGCGCTATCCAATCAATGGCAAATCCATATGGCTTCTGTATATCCGTGTTGATGATAGTCTCGATAAGTCCATTGGAAATACCAGCcgttttgatttcatttaattGTATATCAGACCAATAAATGCGGCTATCATCCACGGTGAAGTCAATTCGTTGAGGAGCTAGCACCTGAAAAGTTTTATagcattcaaaaaatattccatATTGAAATTTAGTATATAACTTACTTGTGGCGATTGTCGTATGGTGGGTATGGTGTGATGATTGGGTTGCATTAGATCAATACCGCGAATCTCATCGCCCATTATGAAGAGCAGCACCTGCTCATTGGGCACACACGTACGTTGATCTGAGGGATCCAGCCGCATTATGTGTGGACACTCACATTTGTAGCCctttttaatactaaaaaaaattattgttttaaaacttcatacaaaatttttcaaactctGCTTACGTCAGCAAACACAAATGAGAGCAACCGCCATTATTATTGCCACATGGATTTTCATCTTGCGGCTGTCGACTAGAATGCAGCACTTGTATGCCAAATGGCTGCGTTTGTGTGCGTTGTATTACTTGTATGTTCGAACCATTCCACTTGTTGGCCCGTATAACGGAGGTAGTGCGCCAATCCGTCCAGTACACGTAGTTTTCGAAGACGGATATCGCGAATGGATGAGATAATATATCCTTGTCCCGCACCACTAAGTGGTGGTCGGAACCATCATATTTGATTGTCGATATTGAGTCTGACTTCGCATCAACCCAATATACACGTTTTTGTGTGTAATCCAAGGTCAGTCCATTTGGCCAACCGGCCGACACCTGTGAAGTAGTTGAAATAGTGCGACGCTGTTCACCGGCCATCGAGCAGCGTTCAATACGTGGGAAGTTATCATCCCAATCGGTCCAAAAGAGTAGGCCTTCGCGCGGATCGAGCGCTATAGCACGAGGGCTCTCCATATCGCCGGCAACCAGCGTACGTCGAAAACTGCCATTTAGCTTGGCCACCTCGATCTGATCTAGGTTCGAATCAACCCAATACAAATTCATACCAATCCAATCTACCGCCAAGCCCTCAGTAGTCGACAAACCCGAATGCACGACTGCCTCCACTTTGCGCAAACTCTCGCCCACCAAATAGCCACGATATATCTTATCGTCGATTACATCTGTCCAAAATATCTGCACCGACTCATTGTTATACAGAAAGTCCAAAGCGATCGTATTACGAAGCGACGTATAGAAGTTGCTCaccatcgactttttcaaattaaCACCACGTATTTCCTGGCGATTGGTAAATATGACATATGGTTCATCAACAGCTGTGCTCTTACAACTGAAGCGATCGTATTCGAGCGCATAGCCCTCGTGGCACTTGCACTCGTACACCTTGCCGACAGTCTCACAAATTTGAGAGCAAGTATCCCAGTGCTCACAGGCATGTTGCATGCTGCAACGACGTCCATTAGGTTGTAAGTACATATGGGCCGGGCAGGAACATACAAAGCCCTCCGGCGCATTATGACAGTAGTGAGAGCACTCGTTTGTTTTGTCACACATTTTATCGGCGCAAAGGAACCCCTCATCGGTGGTGTCCTCACAATCGATATTGCCGTCGCACAATTGCTGTACACCAATGCACTTATTCGACACGGCACAAACTCGATCCGGTGACTCGCATGAAAGTAGCGTCTCATTGAAGTCCACTTTAGAAGGATGCAAAGACGTGCAGTTGAGCTCGTCCGACTTATCATAACAGTGCGCAATACCGTCGCAGCGCAAGAACTCTGGTATACACTCGAACGGGCCGTTGCAACCGAATTCGAAGGGTCCACAAACGTGCACTTCACCCAAATCTATTGGATGATTATCACTCTTCGTCTCATTACAATTTGCTTCATCACTAAAATCGAAACAGTCCTGTATGCCATCGCACATATGAAGTTCTCCGTAACAGCCAATGGGTACACAGTAATGCTCATCGCGTCCGCACTCGAATTCACAACCGCGCTCATCGGAATTGTCGCTGTAATGTGAAATGCTAGTGACTTcgaactaataataaaatattgttgcGCACCATGAATTGTGTGCTTCTTTATTTTGCTGGTACTCACCCACACTGATCTATGCCGTCACAGACATCAGAAAATGGACAGCACTTGCCATTCTTACAATCAAATTCTGGGCACTTTTCGTCCAATGTATAATCCGATATCTCGTCCGAAGAATCATCGGGACCTAAAAATTACGgaacttatgtatttatatacatatttataccagCAACAAAAGTTCTGTCACACTTGTGCCAGTTACAGACTCATGATATTTATATTGTACTATAcgacatatttcatatttacacaTATTTCTGTTACTCATATAGCACTCACCGCAATCGGGCACACCATCATTCACCCATGACAGCTGGATACATTTTCCACTTTTCGCACACGTAAATTCATTGCTGTTGCATGTGTGCATCTCACAATTCATCTGATCGGTCCCATCCTTGCAGTAGGCAATCGAGCTGCACAACAACGCTCTCTGATAGCAACGATTATTGCAGATGAAATGCAAACTTAAATCGCATTTCTTTGTATTACACGGCCCATTCGGTTCGTTGCTCTCATCGCTGCCATCATTGCAATCATCAAAACCATCGCAGACATCCTTCATATCTATACACTGCTTGCTTTTGGTGCATTGAAATCCCGAAGTGCAATTGCCCGCTGGTTCACTTAGCACCATCTGTGGAATACATTGCAGTCCATTGGCGTTAAGGGTAAATTTATTTGGGCAACGGCAGACCGGGCCCTTTGGGGTGTTCAAACAAATGCCCGGGCACTTAGATTTTGCACATGCATTCATGGCAATCGTTGCAGGCTGGCTGATGGCGTCAAATATCTTCAAGTGTGTAGTCTCGCCGCGTTCCAAATGATGTACGTCCGTTTGACTAAAGTAAAACTAAACTTATATAAATCtgaacatttatttattcaagtgCATATCAATCATCTACAGGAGGAGTaccataattaaaaattaaaaaaatgcttgccggTATATtatgcattattattttttagagaATTTGACGCGTGATATGTCTGCGGGTATGTGGCACTTACCTTCCCTTCAGTGCTGCTTTAGTAGGGTGGTGCACTGTAAAACGCCTTATAGTTCCATTTTTCTTATCCACCCAGAAAACGACGCCGTTGTGAAAGGCCACAGACAAAGGCTGATACTCGGCATCCTTGAAGAGCAGCACACGCTGTGAACCATCCAAATTCATACGTTCTATACTATTCGCTTTCACATCGCACCTATTGTAGGGAGTGGAAACATGAAATGAGTTATTCATTAAATGTCAAACAAAATGTATCAGCATACCAATACAACTTTTTGCCCCTGCGGTCGATGTTTAAACTGAGCGGCCACAGCATGGGCATATCCTTCACACTCTCAGCCAGCATCATTTTGTGTGTGCCGTCAAGCCAGGCACTAAAAATTTTTCCTTTCGCATCACCCATCCAATGTGTGAAATATAGCATACCATCGGTGGGATGGAGCGCCAATGAACTGAGTTGGCATAAAATAACAGAGTATTCGCATATTCAGATTTGTCAAGGGTAcacaattgaattaaaatacagtttcTCTACTCACATTGGCATTTCAACTAACGGCAGTGTAAAAATCCTACTCATATTTCTGATTGGCGCCACACGCAAAGACCTGCCCTCACCCCAATACAAATGCTGCGCAATCCAATCGAAGGCCAAAATCGAAGAACTTTCGCTGCCATTGGCTAGCACTTTACGTTCTGCAGTTACAATGGACTGACTATAGAGTGCGTAACTTGAGCTGTGAATTGTGCAATGAATAATTTAGTGTCATCAATAGATGAGTACCACCACTCACACTCACTCTCTGAGTAATCAAAAATCACACTAGTACTTACGCTTTCATCACAACGAAATACACTAATTTGTCGCGCACATTTACATCAATACTCAAAGGTCTGGTTACATTATAGATGGGCCTGATAGCATCGGTATGCTCGCCACGTTTGAGCAGCTGTTGCACATCCTGTATGTTCAACGATACTCCGGCGATGCTGGCCAAACGCTCCTTGCCATAGAGGAGAAATTTTTCATTGCGAACCGATATGCAGTCGGTTCGGTTGCGTAATTTATAGCCTGCCGTGCATTGGCATTGGGccgttgcaaaatttttcgtccaTAGCGGAATACAAATTTGATCGCAATTGCCGTTGTTATCCCGACATGGATGTGCCACTACAGAGGAAGATAATGTGgaaatatgtcaaaaagtaaGTTACAGCGGGCAAAGAGGCAGATACTTAAGGACTAGGaatgttaaatttttgaaaagtgtaATACAACTTTCCAATTTTAGCTTCACCTACCTTCGGGCTGTTTCTGTCGATGAAAAACCCGAAAATCGTATGGCCTCGCTGCATCCTTAACtatttcttctgctttcagcgtGGATTTGTTGATTTTAACAATCACGGTGTCAACCCAAGGCGCTAGATAGACAGTGTTCTCAAATACCTCGACGGCATGCACCGATTTCAACACAACGTGCGTCTGCATAAATGCAAGGGAAGAACAGCGTTAAATGGATTTTCACAcagcaagaaaaaaaactatgtaagaATAGAAACTTTTCAAAGTTTTCCTAACCGATTTCTAATCATAATAGAAggtcatttaaaataaatatacaaaactacaaaaaacattTACACATATATcaggtatttttttaagagtttgggacttaaaatgataatacaaacagaaatattattggaatgatttttttttattataatcaggtagataatttcatggcatttattttttgagtatAATAtctggcatatgtccgccgcggatGGAAATGGATTGTTGAGCacgttggaaccaaatgtcgccgATGTTTAGctggttaatttttggaaacaacaaaTCAGTCAGTAAGCCTCGATAGCGGTCGCCATTCACCAAGCAGTTCCTTGcttatttcgaaagaaataaggcccgagatgccgccagtgctctatgaacttcgcgaacagatttatttattttttcaaggtTTCCGGTAAATTTGCACAATTCTACTGAACCAAATCTCTATAATGTCAAAAACTACTACCTCTGtagaataaagaaaagttttgtCACATTTAAATTCCTTCATTCAATTGTAAAGTTTGCGGTGACactattttttttcatgaaagtgATCTGCAGTTTTATTCCCACTGTACTTcggataagaaaaaaaaactatttgcaatGTTTCATCACCATCTCGGACAGTATCCAGGTGGAGTGTTGACCTCGCTTGGTCTTTCAATTATCGGAGAGTGCTAAGGCGGCAAACTGCTATTTTACAACATTGTCAGTGCTTTTATCTGAAcccaatacaaaacattttcgaaaaccTTGCTAAAACCGTCACTAATGCGACGTAGTTTCATTCGGCAAAAATGTATTAAGTCATTTTTAAGAAGAATATAAGAGTACTTTTCAATATCATTGAATTTATATCATATGACTGCATTTGTTATATGTAAAAGCTTTGCCCTTGACTCCATTGAGGTCTTGCCAAATCTCTATACAACTCATTTTTCACAGTTTCTGATACTAGAATGCTCCATAGACATGAGTTTGaaaatctaatattttataaagcgaaattttgattataaaatttttgcaaataaaaaattataaatgaaagtTGTTATAAAGAATTTCCTTAGAATTTCTAAAGATTTCATTATATTGAGATCTTGAAGACATATCTTTAAATATAAAGTATTTATCCATCCCCTTCAACTCCGTTATATCGGCATTTCACAATAGCACAAACTGCATGACTCATTCGCTCTGTAGGTTTCCTAACGTTTTCATTAACATACACAGCTTACATACACCTACAAGCACCCTGCAACTTTCGTAATATCATACATCAACTCGTTAATGAATCACAACTTACATCTGCGGTCTTCTTCATGGCCCAACGATTGCACCCCTCGTAATCGACACGCTCGATGAAATCCTTGTAAGTGTCTATCCAGTAGATATGTTCATTGGGTAAATCCAATGTCATGTGGCTAGGATAATAAATTTGCGTGGAAACCAAAATGGTGCGATTACGGCCATCGAGAGTGACGCGTGACAAACTTGGGCTCCATTCGGTGAAAAACATGAAACTATATCACAGTCCGTGGATTTGTTGATATGTGTGCAATGCAGCGGTAATTGTAATTTACGGCAAAGGTGGTATGTAAATaggaaaaacaacaaatttactttttatcaTTACGGAAAAGTTATAGAAGCGCTTGCATACCCTTTGGTGGGATCCAAAACCATTGACGACGGATTCATTACATCCTCCAGCAACACATTGCAGTATTGCATCGAATTCGTGCACATGAATACGAGACTTAGCTCATTGTTGAGAAAATACCAGTTGCCCGATATCCAGTCCAAGCGCAATTTATCGATGGCTTCAAAGCGATAATGAAATCACATGAAAAATTTGTGTGGCAGCTGTAGTTCAAGAATACTTACAATGCATGCCGGCTACCATCTCCGGCAACGGCATCGGCCAACTGACGTTCAGATTATCGATGCGATGGCAACGCATGATGACAGTCGTCCAAGCACTTGAGTACATGGCACACACCGTTCGATTGCGATGCCAAATTTCAATAGTAGACACCTCACCCGACACAAATTTTTCCAACAGCTCACCGTTGCTGTTGATGCGACGCATATCGTTTTGCGTGAAAAACACCAGCGAGGCGTTTTCACTTGGCGGAACTGTGGGGAAGGACAAAAGCATTTCTTGCAGATTACAGATTCGTACAACTATCATTTGTTTACACTTCTTCTTACCATTTATCGCCATGCAGCGATTCTTTTGCTTCACATAGCCTGCCACACAACTGCACTCATACGATCCGGGCGTATTGCGACACAATTGGTCGCAGGTGCCCTCTACGCTGCACTCATCGAAGTCTGCACACTGTGTACTATTGACAGGCTCCTGGCCCAGCGGACAGTAGCAGGTGGGTCCCTTGCGCGTTGTTAGCTTGCAGTTGAAGGAACAGTTCAGCTGCGCACACTGCGCATCCTGTGTATCTGAAAATGGCCGTTCGAAAATGGTTGTAGGCATTTCATGCAAA
The sequence above is drawn from the Anastrepha obliqua isolate idAnaObli1 chromosome 4, idAnaObli1_1.0, whole genome shotgun sequence genome and encodes:
- the LOC129244584 gene encoding low-density lipoprotein receptor-related protein 1 — its product is MIPRSVLKILLCTTLVISSGIHILGGTITTFGSCPSSYFTCTDGSCIPMRWKCDSKPDCADASDEPSECVNAPKCNEGQFQCTHSRRCIPNNWVCDRDFDCGGYDTSDETNCHMDELKCLPYQSECSNGVCLDISRFCDGVWDCDSDELKCDTQDAQCAQLNCSFNCKLTTRKGPTCYCPLGQEPVNSTQCADFDECSVEGTCDQLCRNTPGSYECSCVAGYVKQKNRCMAINVPPSENASLVFFTQNDMRRINSNGELLEKFVSGEVSTIEIWHRNRTVCAMYSSAWTTVIMRCHRIDNLNVSWPMPLPEMVAGMHSIDKLRLDWISGNWYFLNNELSLVFMCTNSMQYCNVLLEDVMNPSSMVLDPTKGFMFFTEWSPSLSRVTLDGRNRTILVSTQIYYPSHMTLDLPNEHIYWIDTYKDFIERVDYEGCNRWAMKKTADTHVVLKSVHAVEVFENTVYLAPWVDTVIVKINKSTLKAEEIVKDAARPYDFRVFHRQKQPEVAHPCRDNNGNCDQICIPLWTKNFATAQCQCTAGYKLRNRTDCISVRNEKFLLYGKERLASIAGVSLNIQDVQQLLKRGEHTDAIRPIYNVTRPLSIDVNVRDKLVYFVVMKASSYALYSQSIVTAERKVLANGSESSSILAFDWIAQHLYWGEGRSLRVAPIRNMSRIFTLPLVEMPISLALHPTDGMLYFTHWMGDAKGKIFSAWLDGTHKMMLAESVKDMPMLWPLSLNIDRRGKKLYWCDVKANSIERMNLDGSQRVLLFKDAEYQPLSVAFHNGVVFWVDKKNGTIRRFTVHHPTKAALKGSQTDVHHLERGETTHLKIFDAISQPATIAMNACAKSKCPGICLNTPKGPVCRCPNKFTLNANGLQCIPQMVLSEPAGNCTSGFQCTKSKQCIDMKDVCDGFDDCNDGSDESNEPNGPCNTKKCDLSLHFICNNRCYQRALLCSSIAYCKDGTDQMNCEMHTCNSNEFTCAKSGKCIQLSWVNDGVPDCGPDDSSDEISDYTLDEKCPEFDCKNGKCCPFSDVCDGIDQCGDNSDERGCEFECGRDEHYCVPIGCYGELHMCDGIQDCFDFSDEANCNETKSDNHPIDLGEVHVCGPFEFGCNGPFECIPEFLRCDGIAHCYDKSDELNCTSLHPSKVDFNETLLSCESPDRVCAVSNKCIGVQQLCDGNIDCEDTTDEGFLCADKMCDKTNECSHYCHNAPEGFVCSCPAHMYLQPNGRRCSMQHACEHWDTCSQICETVGKVYECKCHEGYALEYDRFSCKSTAVDEPYVIFTNRQEIRGVNLKKSMVSNFYTSLRNTIALDFLYNNESVQIFWTDVIDDKIYRGYLVGESLRKVEAVVHSGLSTTEGLAVDWIGMNLYWVDSNLDQIEVAKLNGSFRRTLVAGDMESPRAIALDPREGLLFWTDWDDNFPRIERCSMAGEQRRTISTTSQVSAGWPNGLTLDYTQKRVYWVDAKSDSISTIKYDGSDHHLVVRDKDILSHPFAISVFENYVYWTDWRTTSVIRANKWNGSNIQVIQRTQTQPFGIQVLHSSRQPQDENPCGNNNGGCSHLCLLTIKKGYKCECPHIMRLDPSDQRTCVPNEQVLLFIMGDEIRGIDLMQPNHHTIPTIRQSPQVLAPQRIDFTVDDSRIYWSDIQLNEIKTAGISNGLIETIINTDIQKPYGFAIDWIARNMYFSTGKTKCQILASNLKGEFVTEIHRDLNLVESIALDPAIGKMYWIHSERDSKLWLIEQSNLDGSSRGTIFQHNKTLLSLTVDFDSQRLYYVYDNSGIAYYDILRKSVVEALPSSDVMTISSVTVYNGSLYFPENIQSVIMSCEKDSCQNLINLRKNTKSIQSLKMFYSEAQTGSNTCAGPERGGCEHLCLAVSSTEHVCRCAIGYDILTSNITRCVGKAEFILYSNHELKGIDLYNPSNPDYVEESPALGPISRISLATYIDYLAASDFLYWGDNERGTISRIKRDGTQRVDILPAMDTIDPKQQDWLGGIAVDWVARNIYWSDMKRNLIEVARLDGAYRHVVVSNVEAPTALAVDPVQGLLFYVGNGIIGRTGLDGSQSFILVNQTGSVGNLILDIEATKVYWCDGGANSIMKVDYDGNLKTPLLNRSLDTPVALAKLDDYLYWADNNNNKGSIKVAPLSNLSDYKEILKSEGNALKDLKVFSHRVQKGTNMCAENNGGCEHLCLFNGTSAICACSHSRVAADGSSCEPYDNFLLFSYRSTIESIHMTDHTNKNGPIHAVHNTTFMRNVIALSYDYENNIIFYSDVQMSTINSVQFNGSRNQVLVSHQGRVEGLTYDIVNKMLFWTSNNDASIRSLELQYITENADNNTQFVKRVLMLNSNDKPRGIAVEPCMGMIYWTNWNEETPSIQRAYVTGYGVESIIRTDVKMPNALTLDFEEHKLYWADARLDKIERANYDGTHRTVLAHSTPKHAFSMAIYGDLLFWTDWVLHAVVRASKYSGADVVFLRENIDRPMGIIAVQNTTINCDSNQCKILNGGCEDVCILSKNGTASCQCTRGTLALDGRRCLLVPNSNCEKDQFSCVSGECIPLELTCDNITHCLDGSDELRSYCIIRECPAHFFMCNNHRCIPQNQTCDGVHQCGDGSDESELVCKCEPDKFRCNSGECIAMQFVCDNVRDCRDFSDEKHCPPRECPSGDVLFEHCANSTACFMPSWRCDGDKDCPDGSDEMNCESVHKVACGPGQFQCPNGRCINEKWRCDGENDCKDVVGSLSADEVGCRMQCRKNEFHCGNTCISSSWQCDGKPDCEDGSDEGPQCPNRHCQPHSFQCKSSGRCISQKWVCDGEHDCPAPGNEDEGKHCATGSVPHELECMSPSFLCSNGLCLDRRYVCDGDHDCPDGDDEYENCEPFPLAQVCDGDTEFQCHDMQCISKNLTCDTKPDCVDGSDEDAQLCAHSHNLCQGPGDFRCKNGACISTDLLCDGRNDCADFTDEELCNVDECVIPDLCEHTCVDKVIGFECQCNPGYKLLPSNHHLCDDIDECHEQHPCSQICVNTYGSYKCLCGKGYELVDHNTCKATSNETVKFIFANRYYIRQVDMRGNGSILIHQLSNVVALDFDWETKCLYWSDVTSTVGMIKRYCPAENKTMTLHQAMVKNPDGLAVDWVGKNLYWCDKGLDTIEVSKLDGKYRRVLINENLREPRGVALDPFNRYIFWSDWGDNPHIGKAGMDGSNPHVIIRDNLGWPNAITISFETNELFWGDAREDTISVSDLDGKNVRLLLARSINPQLNLHHIFAIAVWEDKIYWSDWETKSIEYCNKYNGQNCSTLVTIIHRPMDLRVYHPYRQQQPTTSNPCLTAGCATLCLLSPEAPYYKCVCPNNFVLGEDGKSCHANCTAAHFECANTYKCIPFYWKCDTQDDCGDGSDEPATCPAFHCEPGQYQCDNKKCIYPSAICDNVNNCGDNSDERNCEKFTCFENHMKCEASTNTSAFCISNGKKCDGLSDCPNGEDEVGCTPLVCNKEQFQCGNNRCMPYVWVCDGDIDCPDKSDEEGCDLVTCEPNDFQCNSGRCIPMAWRCDGENDCPNGEDEPPTCHSSKESCDPTYFKCNNSKCIPGRWRCDYENDCGDGSDELNCQMRNCSESEFRCGTGKCIKHDYRCDGEIHCDDSSDEINCNITCKVNQFKCAAFNTCINKQYQCDGDDDCPDGSDEVNCTCPVNYFTCANGKCIMSRWKCDGWDDCTDGSDESIATCAHEHCHANAFKCSNLKCIRKSALCDGVNDCENQEDESDEVCAALPKCRHDQFQCENDDCISKTFRCDGQYNCIDGSDEMNCQPPVCGFGTCSQICIEKKAGHYNCKCTEGYQKGSKKNDTCLASGPDQILLLASEQEFRFILPAKQEGTTVVGFFHTDSLKIDVFDILIRPKDTLLFWIDSHHGKVHTMKIATPHAETGTRVRRDLKELTAFNIPDLNDPKSLAVDWITQMVYIIDSRHNQIITTDIDGKKYVSLASTGMNPTDIVLEPESRIMIWSTLENGILVASLDGTNKKSLVERDVGWPISLSIDYPTGRLYWADYRKGTIETCRLNGKDRNVVRRFSNKEKPQKIDVFEDFLYIKLYDQSIIKMNKFGVDNGTYLLKGYRSSDIGILHPMKQNRNISNPCAKEPCKSKRALCILSSEARNGFACKCPNDLIMVDDECKAHTEVPDYCPLKCNLGTCKVIDHVPKCICQPQFEGELCEHSRCSGHCLNYGLCTVAPQLPGSSEPPPLKCSCTPGWSGPRCETSVPECQSRCHNGGSCLITEEGMKCTCPELYVGEQCEHCVNLTCANGGICRETLTGTTQCECPDGFTGKRCEVNVCDGFCKNQGVCSIGTKGGPQCQCAAGYYGEQCESDSCQTYCLNDGTCTENGQHLTCSCGERFDGERCETDLCKTSAPPNFCDESELPSRNPCTGIICQNSGTCHVIKGMAMCNCTDQWNGDFCERPVAEDNPCIGYCKNSGVCHLDAYTVPHCTCIGEWEGGACNMPPKCVSSCGVCRTGSSINECLCANGKIAPCLADSAENVNIERQQGQEHTANVLSILAVVLAVAILLLTLFGGAIYFLKKHRISQPFSHARLTDNVEIMLTNPMYRGDADETPAFVHEDDKGNFANPVYESMYADAIVEPVAVAENVLSTAPDERKGLLQHSHDDTSTPDIL